The following are encoded in a window of Miltoncostaea marina genomic DNA:
- a CDS encoding ABC1 kinase family protein: protein MARGERRQNLARLGEIAQVAARHGFGYAFGRKEEPGALEGEPAARTRGRRLREMLDELGPTFVKFGQLLSTRPDIVPPDILVELRGLQDDARPEPFDRVRAVVEAELGMRMEQVFLEFDERPIAAASIGQVHRARLPGGQEVVVKVQRPDAERRLAADVQLLHQAARVARERIRRLQFIDLVGAVDELARTVRRELDYNIEARNAEVFRRNFAGDETVLVPRVFWRYTSGRVLTMERVEGTPLSQVDLGAWSADERRTLANRLCETWMQMVFVHGFFHADPHPANVLVRGPDRLSLVDFGMSEQLSPRDREAAVRLLMDILNQDAERLPRRLRALGVRYPRQMEEELAERLGVILQRYSASAIGEIDAREVLREIFGTIYRLDITLPARWVMLDKTLATLAGVALEIYPGFNVFEVARPYAMRMAAQRFRPDRIADRVRIDAGRYAEAMLDYPFQLSELLDEFKDGDIEIRIRPEGWSDAVEKAQASANRLALAVIGSALLISSALISVFAQSADLAGLALIGVPSALLGFAIVGWLCAGIFRSGRW from the coding sequence ATGGCGCGTGGCGAACGGCGGCAGAACCTGGCGCGTCTCGGCGAGATCGCACAGGTCGCCGCGCGCCACGGGTTCGGCTACGCGTTCGGCCGCAAGGAGGAGCCCGGCGCGCTCGAGGGCGAGCCCGCCGCGCGCACGCGCGGCCGCCGGCTGCGCGAGATGCTCGACGAGCTCGGGCCCACCTTCGTGAAGTTCGGCCAGCTGCTGTCGACCCGGCCGGACATCGTCCCGCCCGACATCCTCGTCGAGCTGCGGGGCCTGCAGGACGACGCCCGCCCCGAGCCGTTCGACCGCGTCCGCGCCGTGGTCGAGGCGGAGCTCGGCATGCGGATGGAGCAGGTGTTCCTCGAGTTCGACGAGCGGCCGATCGCCGCCGCCTCGATCGGCCAGGTGCACCGCGCGCGCCTGCCCGGGGGGCAGGAGGTCGTCGTCAAGGTCCAGCGGCCCGACGCCGAGCGCCGGCTGGCCGCCGACGTGCAGCTGCTGCACCAGGCGGCCCGCGTGGCGCGCGAGCGCATCCGGCGGCTGCAGTTCATCGACCTGGTGGGCGCGGTCGACGAGCTGGCCCGCACCGTGCGCCGCGAGCTCGACTACAACATCGAGGCGCGCAACGCGGAGGTCTTCCGCCGCAACTTCGCCGGCGACGAGACCGTGCTCGTGCCCAGGGTGTTCTGGCGCTACACCAGCGGCCGCGTGCTCACGATGGAGCGGGTGGAGGGCACGCCGCTGAGCCAGGTCGACCTCGGCGCGTGGTCGGCCGACGAGCGCCGCACGCTCGCCAACCGCCTCTGCGAGACGTGGATGCAGATGGTGTTCGTCCACGGCTTCTTCCACGCCGACCCGCACCCGGCCAACGTGCTGGTGCGCGGGCCCGACCGGCTGAGCCTGGTCGACTTCGGCATGTCCGAGCAGCTCTCGCCGCGCGACCGCGAGGCGGCGGTGCGGCTGCTGATGGACATCCTCAACCAGGACGCCGAGCGCCTGCCGCGCCGCCTGCGCGCGCTGGGGGTGCGCTACCCGCGACAGATGGAGGAGGAGCTCGCCGAGCGGCTCGGCGTGATCCTGCAGCGCTACTCGGCGAGCGCGATCGGCGAGATCGACGCGCGCGAGGTGCTGCGCGAGATCTTCGGCACCATCTACCGGCTCGACATCACGCTGCCGGCGCGCTGGGTGATGCTCGACAAGACGCTCGCCACGCTCGCGGGGGTGGCGCTCGAGATCTACCCGGGGTTCAACGTCTTCGAGGTCGCCCGGCCCTACGCGATGCGCATGGCCGCGCAGCGCTTCCGGCCCGACCGCATCGCCGACCGGGTGCGGATCGACGCCGGCCGCTACGCGGAGGCGATGCTCGACTACCCGTTCCAGCTCTCCGAGCTGCTCGACGAGTTCAAGGACGGCGACATCGAGATCCGCATCCGCCCCGAGGGGTGGAGCGACGCGGTCGAGAAGGCCCAGGCCAGCGCCAACCGGCTGGCGCTGGCCGTGATCGGCTCGGCGCTGCTGATCAGCTCGGCGCTCATCTCGGTGTTCGCCCAGTCGGCCGACCTGGCCGGCCTCGCGCTGATCGGGGTGCCGAGCGCCCTGCTCGGGTTCGCCATCGTCGGCTGGCTCTGCGCCGGCATCTTCCGGTCGGGCCGCTGGTGA